The proteins below are encoded in one region of Paraflavitalea devenefica:
- a CDS encoding winged helix-turn-helix transcriptional regulator produces the protein MAKNDNFIEIQPVSDALEIIGGKWKFPIIFSLCHGKKRYKELEKDLNGISPKALTNALKDLEINGLVKREIFATVPVTVEYSLTQYGKDLKPVLLSIQEWGKKHRKKIMQK, from the coding sequence CTTCATAGAAATTCAACCCGTTTCAGATGCACTGGAAATTATCGGGGGCAAATGGAAGTTTCCCATTATTTTCAGTTTATGCCACGGCAAAAAAAGATATAAAGAATTAGAGAAAGATTTGAATGGCATATCGCCTAAAGCATTAACCAATGCATTAAAAGACCTTGAAATAAATGGGTTGGTTAAACGGGAAATTTTTGCAACTGTTCCTGTAACAGTTGAATATAGCCTGACACAATATGGCAAAGATTTAAAACCCGTTTTGTTATCTATACAGGAATGGGGCAAAAAGCACAGAAAGAAAATTATGCAAAAATAA